Proteins from a single region of Antechinus flavipes isolate AdamAnt ecotype Samford, QLD, Australia chromosome 2, AdamAnt_v2, whole genome shotgun sequence:
- the LOC127550605 gene encoding zinc finger protein 883-like isoform X2: MVGRELLRGNSPGEMIRHETKQGTSEKELSQVTVERFPKNVIWYSELRDTWKHVDPFGGQMIVPREKIITGKTAPKCNEISLNSVLVTEQKVSVREKSQGCDLYGRTFQFSSHLIRHQKICVWKKPYECHECGKTFSKGALLRQHQRVHTGEKPYKCNECGKAFTLRGSLTGHKSIHTGEKPYECNECGKAFRLHAHLTQHMRIHTGEKPYECSECGKAFRLHGHLTKHLNIHPGEKPYQCNECGKAFSKGALLKQHQRVHTAERPYKCDDCGKTFSMSALLKQHQGVHTGEKPYECSECGKAFRLRGSLTQHKSIHTGEKPYECNECGKAFSTGAILKQHQRIHTGEKPYKCDECGKAFSRSSSLTEHKRIHTGEKPYECNECGKAFRLHGHLTKHQSIHPGEKPYECNECGKAFRLCGKLTQHKRIHTGEKPYKCTDCGKAFGDGALLMRHQRVHTGEKPYKCNECGKAFSRRANLTQHKRVHTGEKPYECQECGETFSQSKQLKRHQTLHTGEKPYKCNECGKTFRQSRQCTQHQRIHTGERPYTCSECGKTFRLHTQLTEHKSIHTGEKAYECNECGKAFRLHANLSRHQRIHTGEKPYKCNQCGNAFRHSSTLVRHQRLHSGE, encoded by the coding sequence gtGAGATGATCAGGCATGAAACTAAGCAGGGCACTTCTGAAAAGGAATTATCCCAGGTGACAGTGGAAAGATTTCCTAAAAATGTTATCTGGTACTCAGAATTAAGAGATACCTGGAAACATGTTGACCCATTTGGAGGTCAAATGATAGTTCCTCGGGAGAAAATTATCACAGGAAAAACAGCCCCTAAGTGTAATGAAATTAGTCTGAATTCAGTCCTTGTTACAGAACAGAAAGTTTCTGTAAGGGAGAAATCCCAAGGATGTGATCTATATGGAAGAACTTTTCAATTTAGTTCACACCTAATTAGACATCAGAAAATTTGTGTATGgaaaaaaccttatgaatgtcatgaatgtggaaaaacttttaGTAAGGGTGCACTTCTAAGGCAGCATCAGAGagtccatactggagagaaaccctataaatgtaatgaatgtggaaaagctttcacaCTGCGTGGGAGCCTTACTGGACATAAGAgcattcacactggagagaaaccctatgaatgtaatgaatgtgggaaagccttcagatTGCATGCACATCTTACTCAACATatgagaattcatactggagagaaaccatatgaatgcagtgaatgtgggaaagccttcagatTGCATGGACATCTTACTAAACACCTCAATATTCATCCTGGAGAAAAACCCTATCAatgcaatgaatgtggaaaagctttcagtAAAGGTGCACTCCTTAAACAACATCAGAGAGTCCATACAGCAGAAAGACCTTATAAATGTGATGATTGTGGAAAAACTTTCAGCATGAGTGCCCTCCTTAAGCAACATCAAGGAGTCCATACTGGGgagaaaccctatgaatgtagtgaatgtgggaaagccttcagacTTCGTGGAAGCCTTACTCAACATAAAAgcattcatactggagagaaaccctatgaatgtaatgaatgtgggaaagctttcagtACAGGTGCAATCCTTAAgcaacatcagagaatccatactggagagaagccctacaaatgtgatgaatgtgggaaagccttcagtcgAAGTTCAAGTCTCACAGAACAcaagagaatccatactggagaaaaaccctatgaatgtaatgaatgtgggaaagccttcagacTGCATGGACACCTTACTAAACACCAGAGCATTCAtcctggggagaaaccttatgaatgtaatgaatgtgggaaagccttcagacTTTGTGGAAAACTTACTCAacataagagaattcatactggagaaaaaccataTAAATGTACTGATTGTGGCAAAGCATTTGGGGATGGTGCACTTCTTATGAGACATCAGAGagtccatactggagagaaaccctataaatgtaatgaatgtggaaaagcctttagTCGGCGGGCAAACCTTACCCAACATAAAAGAGtccatactggagaaaaaccctatgAATGTCAAGAATGTGGGGAAACTTTCAGTCAGAGTAAACAATTAAAACGACATCAGACacttcatactggagagaagccctacaaatgtaatgaatgtgggaaaaccttCCGTCAGAGTAGACAGTGTactcaacatcagagaattcatactggagaaagaCCCTACACATGCAGTGAGTGTGGAAAGACCTTCAGACTACATACACAACTTACTGAACACAAAAGTATTCATACTGGTGAGAAagcttatgaatgtaatgaatgtgggaaagccttcagacTGCATGCAAACCT